DNA sequence from the Asticcacaulis sp. AND118 genome:
AAAGGCCTATGCCGCGGCGAAGCGCGTCCCCGATGCCTATGCCATCGATGTCCTGCCGGGCGGCGGCGGGGGCTATGGCGACGGCCACCTGAGCGACGAATTTTACTGGGCGGCGGCGGAGCTTTACGCCACGACCGGCGAGGCAGCCTATCTTGCCGACCTCAAGGCCTCGCCGCACGCTCTGAGCGTGGCGGACTTCAACTGGGGCCAGGTCGATACGCCCGGAACCCTGACGCTGGCGAGCGTCGATACACCATGGCGCGAGGCGGCACGCAAGGCAGTGATCGCCCGTGCCGATGCGCTTAAAAACGAAACCGCGGGGCAGGGCTATCGCATCGCCTTCGACCGGTCCTATGTCTGGGGCTCGACGGCGGACGTTATGAACCGGGCGATGATTCTGGCTCGCGCAGCGGATTTCAGCGGCCATCGCGCCTATCGCGATGAGGCCCTCAACCTGATGGATTACGTTCTGGGCCGCAACCCGCTGAATTTCAGCTATGTTTCCGGTTACGGCGAACGCGCCATGCAGCACCCGCACCACCGTTTCTGGGCGAATGACGGCAAACTGCCACCCCCGCCGCCGGGCGTCATCGCCGGTGGCCCGAACCAGAACCCCGGCGATCCCGACGCGCAGGCGGCGTTGAAAGGCTGCGCGCCGCAGATATGCTATGTCGACCTGATCGGCAGCTATTCGACCAATGAGGTGGCGATCAACTGGAACGCGCCGCTGTTCTGGGTGGCGGCGTGGCTGGACGGAACCCGCAAGTAACAGGCTTCGAACAAGGTTAATTTACCCGAACGGCGCGAGTTGGGTTGGCGTGAGGGTTAATAAGGCGTTAAACTTGTCCCGGCTGATTTGTTTGTGAGGTGGCTGAGATGAGGAACTGGACGCTGAAAACCGGGGCGTCGCTGCTGGCGCTGGCGGTATTTGCGTACGGCGCGGGCGCGATGGCGGGCGAAAAGAAGGCCCGTCCGGCCGTGCGGCCGGCTTCCGAAGCCGTGTTGACGGGCACGCCGTCCAGCTACGGTGCGTCCGGCGCGCAGGGCGTCTATATGGGCGAGGCGAAAGCGCCGGACGTCAGAAACCCGGACGTCAAAACCGACGTCAAAAAGGGCGACTGTCCCAAGGGCGCCATTGCCGGCGACCATCCGGACCTGCCGGCCTATGTGGTCAAGGACGCCCGCCCCAATCAGTGCTATACGCGCCTGATGAAGGCCCCGGTGCTGGAAACCTACGCTGAAAAGGTGCTGGTCGAACCCGAACGCGTCGAAACGCGCACCCTTCCCGAAGAATGGCGCTGGGCCGAGCGCAAGGTCATGGTCCAGCCCGAGCGCGTCGAGCGCAAGGTGATCCCGGCCGTCACCCGCAAGGTCTATGAAGAGCGCGTGGTGCAGGAAGCGTCGTGGCGTGAGGAAACCGTCCCGCCGGTCTATGAGAAGCGCATGGAAAGCGTCATGGTGCGCCCGGCGCGTCAGGAATGGGTGCGCTCCGAAGGCATCGCCACGGGGGCGGCTCTGGTCACGCCGGGCGAGCATCGTCCGGTGCGTTATCGCGCCGACGGCATGCTGAGCTGGCCCGGCAAGGAGCCGGTGGTTATTCAGAGCGACGCCGAAACCACCGAATATCTGCAAAAAGGCTCGGCCCAGACCGTGTGGTGCCTGAAAGAAGTGCCTGCTGAATATCGCCGCATGGAGCGCATGGTCGAGGTCGAGCCGGCCTCGGTCCGCCGCGTGAAGGTGCCGGCCCGCGTCGAAAAGGTCGAGCGCCTGATCATCGAACGCGAGGAAGAGGTGGTCGAAAAGGTTATCCCGGCGACCTATCGCACCGAAAAGTACAAGGAAATCACCGCCCCGGCGCGCACCGAAAAGTACACGGTGCCGGCGGTCTACAAGACGGTGGACAAGACGCGCGCCGTGAAGGCCCCTGAGCCCGTGTGGCGCGAAGTCCTGTGTGAGCGCAACACCACCCCGGCCAAGGTGAAGGAGATTCAGATCGCCCTGACCAAGCGCGGGTACGATCCGGGTCCGGTCGACGGTACGCTGGGGACCAAGACCGTGGCGGCCATGCAGAAGTTCCAGGCCGATCAGGGCCTGCCGCAGGGCCAGATCTCGGTCGAGGCCGCTGAAGCGCTGGGTGTCAAGATCCGCTAAGTTATCGAAATGAATGGGTAGGGCCGACGCCGGGGGACGAGCGCCGGCCCTTTTTTATTTTTCTAAGCGTGTCACCAAACGGCCTGTATCTGCGTATAAGTCACCAGAGCGCCATCCGATAAAGTGGTCACCACTTTTCGGAAAAATTGCGCGACCACTCAAAAACTGAGAGCGAGATGATGTTTCCACTTTAAATTATCTCGCTCTAGACATTTACGGAGGCCGCCCATGTTGATCCGCCACGCGCCCGACCTGACCGAAAACGAGGTCACGCCGAAGGACGTCTATCTGAGACGGCGCGAGATCATGGCGGCAGGTCTCGGCTTCGGTTTGGGCCTGGGGGCGAATTTGGCCGCAGCGGGCGCACAGGCGGCGCAGATAAGCGGGAAACTCGATGCCAAGCGCACCTTCTGGACCAATGAAACCCCGACCGACCGCGAGGCCGTGACGGGCTATAACAACTTCTACGAATTCGGCACCGACAAGCTGGAACCGGCCAAATACGCCTCGGCCCTGACCACGCGGCCCTGGACGGTGAAGCTCGACGGCGATTGCGCCAAGCCTCAGACCGTCGATATCGACACGCTGATCAGGGGGGCGCTGGAAGAGCGCATCTACCGCCTGCGCTGCGTCGAAGGCTGGTCGATGGTTATTCCGTGGGTCGGCATCCCTCTGGCCGATGTCATCAAGCGCGCCGAACCGCTGTCGAAGGCCAAATATGTGGCCTTCGAGACGGCGGTGCGGCCCAAGGAGATGCGCGGCGTGTCGGACCGCGTCCTGCAATGGCCCTATGTCGAAGGCCTGCGCATGGATGAGGCGACGAACCCGTTGGCCTTGCTGGCCGTGGGCCTGTACGGCGACCTGCTGCCCAATCAGAACGGCGCGCCGATCCGGCTGGTCGTGCCGTGGAAGTACGGTTTCAAATCCATAAAGTCGATCGTGCGGATTTCCTTCACCACGCGCGAGCCGCCGACCTCGTGGAACCGCTACGCGCCGCGCGAATACGGCTTCTATTCCAACGTCAATCCGCAAGTCGATCATCCGCGCTGGTCGCAGGCGTCGGAGCGCCGCATCGGTGAGTTCAAGCGCCGTCCGACCCTGATGTTCAACGGCTATGCCGACAATGTCGCGCACCTCTATGCCGGCATGGATTTGAAGAAGTTCTACTGATGAAGGCGAAACGCGGCTTTACGCCCGACATCGCCATCGTCTGCGCGGTTTGTCTGCTGCCGGCGTTGTGGTTGCTGTGGCGCTTTTTCAACAACGATCTCGGTGTCAATCCGGTCGAGACGGTGGTGCGGCAACTGGGCGTGTGGGGCTTGCGGCTTCTGGTGCTGGGCTTGGCTTTGACGCCGCTGGCGCGTATCTTCCGGCAGGGGCGTTTTATCCGCTGGCGGCGGCCCATCGGCCTGTTCGCCTTTGGCTATGTGAGCCTGCACCTGCTGAGCTATGTCGTCATCGATCAGTATTTCGACTGGGGGCAGATATGGGCGGACATCCTCAAGCGACCCTATATCACCTTCGGCATGATCGCCTTCGCGCTGTTGATCCCGCTGGCGGCGACCTCGTTCAATGCGGCGATCAAACGGCTGGGCGGCGTGGTGTGGCGCAATCTGCATCGGCTGATCTATGTCATCGTGCCGCTGGGGGCTTTGCACTATTTCCTGCTCGTCAAGGCCGACAAGACTTTACCGCTGGTCTATGCCGCGATCATCGGCCTGCTTCTGGGCTGGCGCGTGTGGGAGTGGATAAGGCGCAGAGCCTGACATCCGCTCCGGTTATGGGGTGAAGGGGGCGAGCCCCCTTCAAATCGCCCCGACCTGCTTCATGCTCAGCACGCCTTCGCGGCCGACGATCAGATGGTCGTGGATGGTGATTTTCAGCGGCTTGCCGGCGGCGATAATGGCCTTGGTCATGTCGATATCGCCCTGAGACGGCATCGGGTCGCCGGACGGGTGGTTGTGCATCATCCGATGCCCTTAATTATGTGTTTGATATTAAAGGAATTTATGTGTTTTACTTTTTTAGTGGTGCCGGGATTTGGGAGCTGCATTTGATGCACTATCGTGATCGACACAATTGATCATGGTTGCATCCAGCCAATCCCGTTCAAGCACGACGCCACTCTACACCTGTCTTTCTTTCGGATTTTGGGGACATTGATTTGTCGGGGGCAGCGCATAATCCTCGAGTGAAATATCCTCGCTATTCCGGTACCCTACGATATCGTCCTTTCCGTCGCGATCCAACATAGTTTATTAGACCGGCCTCTTTAAGTGCCGCGATATCGCGGCGCGCTGTTTTGAGGCTGACAGTCCATGCCGTGGCTATCTCCCTCGCATTGCAACGCCCTTCTGTGATTCGGTTCAAAAACCAGCGTTGCCGCTTGTTGAAGGCGAACTGATCGGGGACATTTTTAGGGTCACTTTTGCGGACATGATTGGGGTCAGTTTTCAGCCCGTGCGCTGCTGTGTCGCCACCGGCGATTTCACCAGAAGCATAGGCCTCCCGAGCTCGCGCGAGCGAAATGCGATCGACCGCTTCCGTCGGTGGCGTTGCCAAAGGACTCTCGATCAGTCCTAAAAAGAAGGCTCTGATAACGGGCGAGGAAACCACCAGGCGCAAGAAATATACGGTGTCCGGCCCGTGCTGCCCTGAAAGCCAGTGCTTGACGGTCCTTTCGCTTGCATCTGTTTGGCGCATAAGCTGTTTAATCGCGCGATGGCTATCGCCATGCTCTTTGCGCAGAAGCTCAGCGATGGTCCGCGCATAGATTTCACGTCCACCTAGGACGCCTTTCCACAGGGGTAATTTCCTGCCCTTTTTCGGCAACATCTTCCGTTTTCTCCGCAGCTAGAATGGTGTCCATGCGGAGAGGCGGCAGAGGCTTGCCACAAACTGCGGCTTTAGACGTCTTAACTGCCGCGGTTATGTCCAGGAGTGCGTGATGAGATGAACCGGAGACTTTACGACGATAATCGGCCAGGGCAGCCGGAACGCCCCCTTCGCGCTGCCGAATACGTCCGCATGTCGACGGATCATCAGAAATATTCTACGGAAAACCAATCCGACGCGATCAAACAATATGCCCAGTCTCGCGGAATTGAGATCGTCAAGACCTATGCCGACGCCGGGAAGAGCGGTCTCAAGATCGAGGGGCGCGACGCGCTTCAACAGTTAATCGAGGACGTCAGATCCGGAAGC
Encoded proteins:
- a CDS encoding peptidoglycan-binding protein, with amino-acid sequence MRNWTLKTGASLLALAVFAYGAGAMAGEKKARPAVRPASEAVLTGTPSSYGASGAQGVYMGEAKAPDVRNPDVKTDVKKGDCPKGAIAGDHPDLPAYVVKDARPNQCYTRLMKAPVLETYAEKVLVEPERVETRTLPEEWRWAERKVMVQPERVERKVIPAVTRKVYEERVVQEASWREETVPPVYEKRMESVMVRPARQEWVRSEGIATGAALVTPGEHRPVRYRADGMLSWPGKEPVVIQSDAETTEYLQKGSAQTVWCLKEVPAEYRRMERMVEVEPASVRRVKVPARVEKVERLIIEREEEVVEKVIPATYRTEKYKEITAPARTEKYTVPAVYKTVDKTRAVKAPEPVWREVLCERNTTPAKVKEIQIALTKRGYDPGPVDGTLGTKTVAAMQKFQADQGLPQGQISVEAAEALGVKIR
- the msrP gene encoding protein-methionine-sulfoxide reductase catalytic subunit MsrP, which translates into the protein MLIRHAPDLTENEVTPKDVYLRRREIMAAGLGFGLGLGANLAAAGAQAAQISGKLDAKRTFWTNETPTDREAVTGYNNFYEFGTDKLEPAKYASALTTRPWTVKLDGDCAKPQTVDIDTLIRGALEERIYRLRCVEGWSMVIPWVGIPLADVIKRAEPLSKAKYVAFETAVRPKEMRGVSDRVLQWPYVEGLRMDEATNPLALLAVGLYGDLLPNQNGAPIRLVVPWKYGFKSIKSIVRISFTTREPPTSWNRYAPREYGFYSNVNPQVDHPRWSQASERRIGEFKRRPTLMFNGYADNVAHLYAGMDLKKFY
- a CDS encoding sulfite oxidase heme-binding subunit YedZ; its protein translation is MKAKRGFTPDIAIVCAVCLLPALWLLWRFFNNDLGVNPVETVVRQLGVWGLRLLVLGLALTPLARIFRQGRFIRWRRPIGLFAFGYVSLHLLSYVVIDQYFDWGQIWADILKRPYITFGMIAFALLIPLAATSFNAAIKRLGGVVWRNLHRLIYVIVPLGALHYFLLVKADKTLPLVYAAIIGLLLGWRVWEWIRRRA
- a CDS encoding JAB domain-containing protein, with product MMHNHPSGDPMPSQGDIDMTKAIIAAGKPLKITIHDHLIVGREGVLSMKQVGAI
- a CDS encoding DeoR family transcriptional regulator; the protein is MLPKKGRKLPLWKGVLGGREIYARTIAELLRKEHGDSHRAIKQLMRQTDASERTVKHWLSGQHGPDTVYFLRLVVSSPVIRAFFLGLIESPLATPPTEAVDRISLARAREAYASGEIAGGDTAAHGLKTDPNHVRKSDPKNVPDQFAFNKRQRWFLNRITEGRCNAREIATAWTVSLKTARRDIAALKEAGLINYVGSRRKGRYRRVPE